A single region of the Nocardioides aquaticus genome encodes:
- a CDS encoding YceI family protein, which produces MGIFNRSKSDTDTTASNPAQAAGVATAVADAPVSVDLTGDYTIDPSHSRLGFSARHAMVTTVRGAFGEFTGTAHIDSANPGASTVALSIPVSSVSTGSTDRDGHLVSADFFDVENHPSITFTSTKVERSGDDWAITGDLVIKGASKSVTIDFESTGTATDPFGNQRAGFEGSTTINRKDWGLTWNAALETGGVLVSEKIKLEFDVSAIKNV; this is translated from the coding sequence ATGGGCATCTTCAACCGCTCGAAGTCCGACACCGACACCACCGCCTCGAACCCGGCCCAGGCCGCCGGCGTCGCGACCGCCGTCGCCGACGCGCCGGTCTCCGTCGACCTGACCGGCGACTACACGATCGACCCGAGCCACTCGCGCCTCGGCTTCTCGGCCCGCCACGCGATGGTGACCACCGTCCGCGGCGCCTTCGGCGAGTTCACCGGCACCGCGCACATCGACTCGGCGAACCCCGGCGCCTCGACCGTCGCGCTGAGCATCCCGGTCTCGTCCGTCAGCACCGGCTCGACGGACCGCGACGGCCACCTGGTCTCCGCCGACTTCTTCGACGTCGAGAACCACCCCTCGATCACCTTCACCTCGACCAAGGTCGAGCGCTCGGGCGACGACTGGGCGATCACCGGCGACCTCGTCATCAAGGGCGCCTCGAAGTCGGTCACCATCGACTTCGAGTCCACCGGCACCGCCACCGACCCGTTCGGCAACCAGCGAGCCGGCTTCGAGGGCAGCACCACCATCAACCGCAAGGACTGGGGCCTGACCTGGAACGCCGCGCTCGAGACCGGCGGCGTCCTCGTCTCCGAGAAGATCAAGCTCGAGTTCGACGTCTCCGCGATCAAGAACGTCTGA
- a CDS encoding MarR family winged helix-turn-helix transcriptional regulator — translation MSDDTVGADGAPEPRWLSLEERQSWLALSRALITLPAALDAQLQRDAGLNHFEYVVMAMLSEQPDHALPMSQLSSVVAGSLSRLSNVVKRLEARGYVRRDGHPEDRRVKVAHLEEAGWQALVAAAPGHVEHVRHLVIDAMRPRELVQLRHALLKVLDRVDPEGRSVITEPG, via the coding sequence GTGAGCGACGACACGGTGGGCGCGGACGGCGCCCCGGAGCCCCGGTGGCTGTCCCTCGAGGAGCGGCAGAGCTGGCTGGCGCTCTCCCGCGCCCTGATCACGCTCCCGGCCGCGCTCGACGCCCAGCTGCAGCGCGACGCCGGCCTCAACCACTTCGAGTACGTGGTGATGGCGATGCTCTCCGAGCAGCCCGACCACGCCCTGCCGATGTCGCAGCTGTCCTCGGTCGTCGCCGGGTCGCTGTCGCGGCTGTCCAACGTCGTCAAGCGGCTCGAGGCCCGCGGGTACGTCCGCCGCGACGGCCACCCCGAGGACCGCCGGGTCAAGGTCGCCCACCTCGAGGAGGCCGGCTGGCAGGCGCTGGTCGCCGCCGCCCCCGGTCATGTCGAGCACGTCCGCCACCTCGTGATCGACGCGATGCGGCCCCGCGAGCTCGTCCAGCTGCGCCACGCGCTGCTCAAGGTGCTGGACCGGGTCGACCCCGAGGGCCGCTCGGTGATCACCGAGCCCGGCTAG
- a CDS encoding haloacid dehalogenase-like hydrolase: MHLPGPVRTVTAGLAGLALALGLAPASPASAAPPAAPPSAAGPCPQLRLADRWYGDVGERLQEAIDQAGSCEGSGSDAPVAVFDWDNTMIKNDISDQTTFWVLRESLLRQPPRRDWSTTSRWITPAAVRALRDACGSLARPGRALPTGERRPQAVACADEILSMRLEQTTTGGRPGFAGGYDHRQMNAGYAWMAQLMAGRTPRRVRALAADARDAALRADRGDTWRVGSSRQIRWVRYYAEQRDLVATLEAAGITPWVVSASPQLWADVWAPGIGVPRSRTIGIRSVVEDGRVTTGLQGCGGYADGSDRIMTYVEGKRCWVNQEVLGIEGPAALDVAPAAVRPVIAVGDASTDVSMVSDATLAHVVLNRNSDEVMCRAYDDADGRWLVTPMFIEPLPRMPGRYPCSTEGAERSDGSFGPVRRPDGSVVPDQRDRVHP; this comes from the coding sequence GTGCACCTGCCTGGACCCGTCCGCACCGTGACCGCCGGCCTCGCCGGCCTCGCCCTCGCGCTGGGCCTGGCCCCCGCGTCGCCCGCGAGCGCCGCGCCACCGGCCGCCCCACCGTCCGCTGCCGGGCCGTGCCCCCAGCTCCGTCTGGCCGACCGCTGGTACGGCGACGTCGGCGAGCGGCTGCAGGAGGCGATCGACCAGGCCGGGTCCTGCGAGGGCTCCGGCAGCGACGCCCCCGTCGCGGTCTTCGACTGGGACAACACGATGATCAAGAACGACATCAGCGACCAGACCACGTTCTGGGTGCTCCGGGAGTCGCTGCTGCGCCAGCCCCCGCGCCGCGACTGGTCGACCACCAGCCGTTGGATCACCCCGGCCGCCGTCCGGGCGCTGCGCGACGCGTGCGGCTCGCTGGCCCGCCCGGGCCGGGCCCTGCCGACCGGCGAGCGTCGCCCGCAGGCGGTCGCCTGCGCCGACGAGATCCTCTCGATGCGTCTCGAGCAGACCACCACCGGCGGCAGGCCGGGGTTCGCCGGCGGTTACGACCACCGCCAGATGAACGCCGGGTACGCGTGGATGGCCCAGCTGATGGCCGGGCGCACCCCGCGCCGGGTCCGGGCGCTGGCCGCCGACGCCCGGGACGCCGCCCTGCGCGCCGACCGCGGCGACACCTGGCGGGTCGGCAGCAGCCGGCAGATCCGCTGGGTCCGCTACTACGCCGAGCAGCGCGACCTGGTCGCGACGCTCGAGGCCGCGGGGATCACGCCGTGGGTGGTCAGCGCCTCGCCGCAGCTGTGGGCCGACGTGTGGGCGCCCGGCATCGGCGTCCCCCGCTCGCGCACCATCGGCATCCGCTCCGTGGTCGAGGACGGCCGGGTCACCACCGGGCTCCAGGGCTGCGGCGGCTACGCCGACGGCAGCGACCGGATCATGACCTACGTCGAGGGCAAGCGGTGCTGGGTCAACCAGGAGGTCCTCGGGATCGAGGGCCCCGCGGCGCTGGACGTCGCTCCGGCCGCCGTACGCCCGGTGATCGCCGTCGGCGACGCCTCCACCGACGTCTCCATGGTGTCCGACGCGACGCTGGCCCACGTCGTGCTGAACCGCAACAGCGACGAGGTGATGTGCCGCGCCTACGACGACGCCGACGGCCGCTGGCTGGTCACGCCGATGTTCATCGAGCCGCTGCCGCGGATGCCCGGCCGCTACCCCTGCTCCACCGAGGGCGCGGAGCGCAGCGACGGGTCGTTCGGTCCGGTGCGCCGCCCGGACGGCAGCGTGGTGCCCGACCAGCGGGACCGCGTCCACCCCTGA
- the clpB gene encoding ATP-dependent chaperone ClpB, with product MAQFGAEKFTTRSREAVEAAQLASTTAGNSTTDPVHLLVALLRPDDGTARTLVGRAGADPVALLAAAERAAAALPRASGSTVQQPGASAALTRVLAGALDLASSLKDDYVATEHLLIALAGTESGAQRLLTEAGLSEQGLREGLTAVRGNRRVTSQDAESTYEALEKYSVDLTALAESGDLDPVIGRDAEIRRVIQVLSRRTKNNPVLIGEPGVGKTAVVEGLAQRVVAGDVPDSLKGRRVLSLDLAAMVAGAKYRGEFEERLKAVLEEIKDAGGQVITFIDELHTVVGAGAGGDSAMDAGNMLKPMLARGELHMIGATTLDEYRERIEKDPALERRFQQVLVGEPSVEDTIQILRGIQEKYEAHHGVRITDAALVAAATLSDRYITGRQLPDKAIDLIDESASRLRMEIESSPEEIDELRRRVDRMKMEEFALAKESDDASVDRLATLRGELADAEEELRALEARWEQEKSSLEGEGELRRQLDQLRGEADRLLRDGDLAAASEINYARIPDLERQIETAAAAEKNVVEPLVGEEVGPEQIADVVEAWTGIPTGRLLEGETSKLLQMEEVLGRRLVGQREAVAAVSDAVRRSRAGIADPDRPTGSFLFLGPTGTGKTELAKSLADFLFDDERAIVRIDMSEYGEKHSVSRLVGAPPGYVGYDEGGQLTEAVRRRPYSVVLLDEVEKAHPEVFDVLLQVLDDGRLTDGQGRTVDFRNTLLVLTSNLGSSYLVDPTLDPEKKRDAVMATVRASFKPEFLNRLDEVVLFEALGRDELTHIVDLQLALLEKRLAVRRITVEVSAAARAWLADTGYDPAYGARPLRRLIQTTIGDPLARLLIGGQVADGSTVRVDLAEDGAGLVVG from the coding sequence ATGGCGCAGTTCGGTGCGGAGAAGTTCACCACCCGCAGCAGGGAGGCCGTCGAGGCCGCCCAGCTGGCCTCGACCACGGCCGGCAACAGCACCACCGACCCCGTCCACCTGCTCGTGGCGCTGCTGCGGCCCGACGACGGCACCGCCCGGACGCTGGTCGGCCGCGCCGGCGCCGACCCGGTCGCGCTGCTGGCGGCCGCCGAGCGGGCCGCCGCGGCCCTGCCCCGCGCCTCCGGCTCGACGGTCCAGCAGCCGGGCGCCTCCGCCGCGCTGACCCGCGTGCTCGCCGGTGCGCTCGACCTGGCCTCCTCGCTCAAGGACGACTACGTCGCCACCGAGCACCTGCTGATCGCGCTGGCCGGCACCGAGTCCGGTGCCCAGCGGCTGCTGACCGAGGCCGGGCTGTCCGAGCAGGGGCTGCGCGAGGGCCTCACCGCCGTCCGCGGGAACCGCCGGGTGACCAGCCAGGACGCCGAGTCGACCTACGAGGCGCTGGAGAAGTACAGCGTCGACCTCACCGCGCTGGCCGAGTCCGGCGACCTCGACCCGGTGATCGGCCGCGACGCCGAGATCCGCCGCGTCATCCAGGTGCTGTCCCGGCGTACCAAGAACAACCCGGTCCTGATCGGCGAGCCCGGCGTCGGCAAGACCGCCGTCGTCGAGGGCCTCGCCCAGCGGGTCGTGGCCGGCGACGTGCCCGACTCCCTCAAGGGCCGCCGCGTGCTCTCGCTCGACCTGGCCGCGATGGTGGCCGGCGCGAAGTACCGCGGCGAGTTCGAGGAGCGCCTCAAGGCGGTGCTCGAGGAGATCAAGGACGCCGGCGGCCAGGTGATCACCTTCATCGACGAGCTGCACACCGTCGTCGGCGCGGGCGCCGGCGGCGACTCGGCGATGGACGCCGGCAACATGCTCAAGCCGATGCTGGCCCGCGGCGAGCTGCACATGATCGGCGCGACCACGCTGGACGAGTACCGCGAGCGGATCGAGAAGGACCCCGCCCTGGAGCGCCGGTTCCAGCAGGTGCTGGTCGGCGAGCCGAGCGTCGAGGACACCATCCAGATCCTGCGCGGGATCCAGGAGAAGTACGAGGCGCACCACGGGGTGCGGATCACCGACGCCGCCCTGGTCGCCGCGGCGACGCTGTCCGACCGCTACATCACCGGCCGCCAGCTGCCCGACAAGGCGATCGACCTGATCGACGAGTCCGCCTCCCGGCTGCGGATGGAGATCGAGTCCTCCCCGGAGGAGATCGACGAGCTGCGCCGCCGGGTCGACCGGATGAAGATGGAGGAGTTCGCGCTGGCCAAGGAGTCCGACGACGCCTCCGTCGACCGGCTGGCGACCCTGCGCGGCGAGCTCGCCGACGCCGAGGAGGAGCTGCGCGCGCTCGAGGCGCGCTGGGAGCAGGAGAAGAGCTCGTTGGAGGGCGAGGGCGAGCTGCGCCGCCAGCTCGACCAGCTGCGCGGCGAGGCCGACCGGCTGCTCCGCGACGGCGACCTGGCCGCGGCCAGCGAGATCAACTACGCCCGGATCCCCGACCTGGAGCGGCAGATAGAGACGGCCGCCGCCGCGGAGAAGAACGTCGTCGAGCCGCTGGTCGGCGAGGAGGTCGGGCCCGAGCAGATCGCCGACGTCGTCGAGGCCTGGACCGGCATCCCCACCGGTCGGCTGCTGGAGGGCGAGACCTCGAAGCTGCTGCAGATGGAGGAGGTGCTGGGGCGCCGGCTGGTCGGCCAGCGCGAGGCCGTGGCCGCGGTCAGCGACGCCGTGCGTCGCTCGCGCGCCGGCATCGCCGACCCCGACCGCCCCACCGGGTCGTTCCTGTTCCTCGGCCCCACCGGCACCGGCAAGACCGAGCTGGCCAAGTCGCTGGCCGACTTCCTCTTCGACGACGAGCGCGCGATCGTGCGCATCGACATGAGCGAGTACGGCGAGAAGCACTCCGTCTCACGGCTGGTCGGGGCGCCCCCGGGCTACGTCGGCTACGACGAGGGTGGGCAGCTGACCGAGGCGGTGCGGCGCCGGCCGTACTCCGTGGTCCTGCTCGACGAGGTCGAGAAGGCGCACCCGGAGGTCTTCGACGTGCTGCTGCAGGTGCTCGACGACGGCCGGCTCACCGACGGCCAGGGCCGCACCGTCGACTTCCGCAACACGCTGCTGGTGCTGACCTCCAACCTCGGCTCCTCCTACCTGGTCGACCCGACCCTGGACCCCGAGAAGAAGCGCGACGCGGTGATGGCGACCGTGCGCGCCTCGTTCAAGCCCGAGTTCCTGAACCGGCTCGACGAGGTGGTGCTCTTCGAGGCGCTGGGTCGCGACGAGCTGACCCACATCGTCGACCTGCAGCTGGCGCTGCTGGAGAAGCGGCTGGCGGTGCGCCGGATCACCGTCGAGGTCAGCGCCGCGGCGCGGGCGTGGCTGGCCGACACCGGCTACGACCCGGCGTACGGCGCGCGCCCGCTGCGTCGACTCATCCAGACCACCATCGGCGACCCGCTCGCCCGGCTGCTGATCGGTGGCCAGGTCGCCGACGGGTCGACCGTGCGGGTCGACCTCGCCGAGGACGGGGCCGGGCTGGTCGTCGGGTGA